The sequence AATATTTGCTTCAAGACAATAATTGGCTTGAAGAGGGGAAAATAGCCAGAAAGAAATTTGAATATGCCTCACATTCTCTTGAAAGAACCTATAATCTCTTGAAGGACAAGTTTAATGTTTTTGTATGAAAAGCTTTCTTTTTACTGGATAGAATGCGTTAAAAGCGGAAAAAATAAAATATTTTTATCATTTTTATACCTTTTGAGTCGCATTTATAAAATGTTTGTTTTAAGGAGAAGAGAAAGAATCTTAGCGCTTCCAAAAAAGAAATTTGATTTAAAGGTTATTGGAGTTGGAAATATAGTCCTTGGTGGCACAGGAAAAACACCCCTTGTAATCTGGCTTGCAAAGAAAAATTTAGAAAAAGGCCTACGAGTAGGAGTTGTTTTTAGAGGATATGCGGGAGAGGCAAGGGGAACATTAATAGTACAAGATGGAAAAAATATTTTATCAACTCCTTATATTGCAGGAGATGAGGCATATCTCGTTTCAAAAAAGGTACCAAACGCAATAGTAATTGTAGACAGAGTCAAAGAGAGAGCTATCGAATTTCTTCAAAATGAACATGGTTGCGATATTGTGATATTAGACGATGCATTTCAATATTGGAGCATACAAAAAGATTTAGATATCGTAACTATCGATGCGATCGATCCCTGGGGTGGTGGATATATGTTCCCGAGGGGTTTCTTAAGAGAACCAAAGGAATCTTTATCAAGAGCTAACATAGTAGTAATATCAAGATTTGACCTTATTGACTACAAAGACCTGTTAAAATTAATACAAGACATAAAAAGTATTAATTTTAACGCAAAGATACTATTGATGAGATATGTTCCTAAAAAACTTGTAGATATGTCATTGTATAAAGAATATAATTTTAATGTTTTAAATAACAAAAGAGTTTTTGCATTCTGTGGTATTGGTAATCCTGATAGTTTTTTCCTTACATGTAAGAATTTAGGAATAAATATAGTTGGTTCAACGTCTTTCCCCGATCACATAAGATATACAGAAAAAGATTTATTAAGATTATATAATAAGTCGAAAACCCTAAATGTTGATGTTTTCTTAACAACAGAGAAAGATATAGTAAAATTAAACTTTTTAAAGGGTTCAAATCTTTTGTTATATGCATTATTAATCGAAGCAGAAATTTTTTCAGAAGGGGGCAAAAATGTATAAAATTTTAGGTGTAATTCCTTCTAGATTGAAATCTACCAGATTACCAGAAAAACCTTTAAGGAAAATTTTGAACAAGCCAATGATTCAATGGGTATATGAAGGAGCATATAAAAGTAAACTATTATCAGATCTGATTATTGCTACAGATTCAGAAACCATAATAAGTATAGCAACTACTTTCGGTGCAAAGACACTTTTGACATCAAAATCGTGTAGAAGTGGGACAGACAGAGTAGCCGAAGTCGCAAGAATGCTAACAGATTATGAAATCATAGTAAATATTCAAGGCGATGAACCAATGGTAAACGAGGTAATAATTGATGCTCTTATAGAACCGTTCTCTGATAAAAAGGTAAATATGACTTCTCTTATGACCATTATTAAACCAGAAGAGGAGTCTGATCCTGCAGTAGTAAAGGTAGTATGCAAAAAAAATATGGATGCTTTATACTTTTCCAGGCATTCCATTCCATTTGATAGAGATGGCATTGGAGTAACAAGATATAAACATTTAGGTTTCTACGCTTATAAAAGAGATTTTTTACTAATTATTTCCAATTTATCCCCCACTCCTCTAGAAAGGGCAGAATCGCTAGAACAACTCAGAGTCCTCGAAAACGGCTTTTCAATCCGTATGAATCTTATCCCTTTCAGTACAAAAAGTGTAGATACAATAGAGGATTTAATAGAAGTTGAAAGGATATTGAAAGAAAAAATTGAGAAATTTTGATATAAAAAATATTAAGAAGATAGGTGTAATAGTAGGCAACCCTGGATTGGGTGATTTATTATTTTCTTTCCCTCTTTTTTCTAATTTAAGAAGAAATTTTCCTGAAGCAGAAATATATTTTATTGGAAACCTTAGAGAATATACGATGTCTTTAGTATTAAGATCAAAAAATATTGACGACATAATTTATTATGAAGAGTACAAAATCCAGAAAATTCCAGGAGATTTACCTCATTTCTTCCTCAATTACAGAAAAGAAAAATTTGATTTGATATTCGATCTCCAGAGGCATTTTTTAATAACAACATTAACTAAATTTTCTGGAGTAAAAATATTTCAAAGCTTTTCAATGAAACAAATTTTTTCAACCTACAAAGCTGATGATTCGCTAAGAAGAAAAGAACACAATGCTTTGCACCACTTGAGACTTTTAGAACCATTAGGAATAAATCCAGAACTAATTTGTGAATTAAACTTATTTGAAATTGACTTTAAAAAACCAAAAATATTTTTAAAAGAAAAAAATATTGACAAGTTCGTTGCTATAGTAGCTTCATCAGGATATAAATTGAAAAATTGGTCTCAAGAAAATTATGTTCAGATTATAAACTATCTATACAAAAATTTTGGTTACAAATCAATTTTAATTGGTTCTAAAGAAGATAAAAAAGTTTTGGAAGGAATTTCAAATTTTACAGAAAATGCAATTACAATGCCTGATGACTTCAAAATTGAAGAAACTGCTGCGCTCCTCAAGCTTTCCGCACTTACGGTGGGCAACGATTCTGGCCCCTTACATCTTGCATCTTTTCAAAACATCCCTGTAATAGGGCTTTATGGCTCAACAAATCCAAACCTTTGTGGTCCTCTAGGCAAAAATTCAGTAGTTTTACAAACTACTGTAAGTTGTGCACCCTGCTCCCTTTACTCTTGCCCTTACAATATGAAGTGCATTGATCTTATCAGTGTAGACGATGTAAGTATGTCAATTTCAAAAGTTTTAAAGCTAAAATAGTGTTAAGTGATATAATTTTCATTATGTTTTGATATTTTGAAAGGAGACGTCATGGGCAAAAGGATTAAGTATGGCTTTATTTTGTTTTTGGTTTCAGTAATAGCGTTCTCGGCAGGCTTTACTCTGAAAAGCAATATGGCTTCAGGTAGTACCAATTGGGGAATGTTGCAGTATGTGTATAATCTTGTTGAAAATTATTATGTAGCACCTTCTACTCTAGATCCCACTAAACTGGTTGAGGGCGCAATTAGAGGTATGGTACAGGCGGTAGGCGATCCATACACAAGATATGTGGATCCAGAATCCTTTGCTCAGATGAAAGACCAGCTCGAAGGATCGTTTAGCGGCATAGGTATTGAAATGGGCGTTAAAGACAAAAGTATAGTAGTTATAGCCCCTATTGAAGGAACACCTGCATACAAAGCTGGCATAAAAGCAAACGATAGAATAGTTTCGGTAGATGGAAAACCAATTGACGGAATGGACATAAATCAGGTAGTAAAGTTAATTCGTGGACCTGTAGGAACTCAGGTAAAAATAGGAATAGAAAGAAAAGGGGAGCTTAAAGAATTTAATATTACAAGAGAAACCATAGAAATAAATAGCGTTACATTTAGACCTATTACCTATCAAATAGGATATTTGAGAATAAGCACGTTTAATGACAAGACATACGATGAATTCAAATCGTATCTGCCAGAGATAGAAAAGATGAAAGCATTGATTTTAGACCTTAGAAACGATCCTGGTGGTACCGTAAAAACATGTCTGGATATCGCAGGATACTTTGTTGGAGATAACCCAGTTGTAATAACTGTGAACAGAAACGGTAATCAGACAAAAGTTTACTCTCCTTATAAGGATTCAAAATTAGATATCCCAGTAGTAGTTCTGGTAAATGAAGGATCAGCTAGCGCTGCAGAAATCTTATCTGGTGCTATGAAAGATTACGGATATACTCTGATAGGTGAAAAAACCTTCGGTAAGGGACTAATTCAATCTGTTATACCTTTATATGACAATAGTGCTCTTGTAATAACGACTGAAAAATATTTGACTCCTTTAGGACACGACATTAATAAAATAGGGATAGAACCTAATATAATTGTCCCAGATCCAAAAGATTGGCAAGATATGGGTAAAAATCCTGAAAAGGATCCTCAATTAAACGAAGCTATAAAAATTCTTCGCGAAAAAGATGGTATTTATTAGTTACTACTTATTTATAATAAAAAGGGGCGCTTATAAGCGCCCCTTTTTATTAACTCTAAAATTAATCTTCTTCTTGTTCCCCCTCAAAAAGATCTTTGTCCGAAATAGTATCCATTTGCCACTGAACTTCTTTATCTTCTGTATCCAAGGGGTAAATTCTTATAGAAAAATCTGGAGTGAACAATTCAAAATAAGACGTATTAGTATTTGGATCTGTGTGTATCTGTAAATATTCAAAGCTATTTACGTTTAAGTATATGCGACCATTCATAAGTATGCTTGAATTAGTAGTATTATTATAAACTCTAAAAACTCTTCCTTCACCAGTCTTTTTTAGACCACTGGAATCATATTGTTCGTATTTAACAAATAAAAGATCAGACAAAATTCTTAACATATCCTTTTTTTGATATATGATACCATCATTTACAAAACAAGCAACCAAACCACTCTCAACTCGTTTTTGCACTTTTCACCTCATAAATTTAAATTATCATATATAATATTCTATCATTTTTATATGTGTTTAGTTAAGCGTACAAAATTACAGATATTTAAAATTATATAACTTTTTATTTATTTTTTCGATTTTAAAAAATCTATGATCTCATTAATGTCAGGTACTTCTTTTATAGGATATATTTTTTTAAATATTATTTTGTGAGATTCATCAAGAAGTATGTTTACCCTACCAGAAAAACCAAAATCCCCTAGAAAAACACCATATTGCTGCGCTAAACCACCATGTGGCCAGAAATCAGCCAACAAAGAAGTATTCTTTACGCCAATTATATCTGCCCATGCCTTTTTGCAATAAACTGAATCAATACTGATTCCTAAACAAACTGTATTCAGAGACTTAAAGGTATCAAAGTTTGCCTCAAGCGACTTCATTTGTTCTTCACACACAGGAGTAAATGCAAGAGGATGAAAAGACAAAAGAACATTTTTACCTCTTAAAGATTCAAGAGATACTACACTGTCATTTTGATCCTTTAAAGAAAAATTTATTGCCTGTGAACCTATAGGTAACATTTTTTACCTCCACAATTGAATTTTTATTAAAACTACCTATACTGCTCTAAAACTTCTTCTAAAATATATAAAGCTTGCTACTGAAAAAATTTGCGCAGTAACTGAGAAAGCCACCAGATATACTGGCGATATACCATACAAAATTCCACAGACAAAGCTCCCAACAAACCAAAATATTCCCAGCAATGCATTAAATATGCCAAAGGCACTACCTCTTTTACTAGCAGGTACTATGTTTGCTACTGCGGCTCTGACAATAGATTCAAGTGCTCCCAAACCAATACCCCAGCAAATCATTCCAGCTACTATAGGGTAAACTGATCTTGACAAAAATATAAGAGGATTTGCAAAAACTGATATAACAATTGCAAATAGAAGCGCAATAAATCCATTTTTATCAAAAAGCTTACCAAACACAAGTGCGCTTACTCCATCTACTCCCATCGTAAAGGCATAGAGTAAGGGTATTATAGGTTGTGATATTATCTTTGCCCTTTCAAGGTGAAATGCTATCAAAACAAAATCCAAAAACCCAACGGCAAAACCTAATACACAAAAACAATATATCCAAAAAAGTTTTGGCAGTCCTTTTGAATCAATCTCTATTAAATTTACCTCCAATTTAGATGGAACAGGATATAAAAACCATGATAAAAATAATATCCCTATTGCACACAATGCCGGTATAAAAAGAAAAAAGAACGCATATCTAAAATTATTTTCTCCTAAAAAAAACAAAACTATAGCTACAAAAATGGGGCCACTAACAGCACCCAATTGATCGAGGAATTCATGAATTCCAAATCCCCAACCTCTTCCAACAGATTTTGTAGCGAATGACAACATTGCATCTTTAGGTGGTACTCTAATACCCTTTCCAATCCTTTCCGTTATCATTGGAAATATTGCCCACTGCCAAAGGGGTAAAAGAGCTATTAATGGAACCGACAAAAGGTTTATGAAGTATCCAAAAATAGTTAGTAACCAATACTTGTGGGTTCTATCAACAAGTCTGCCTGAAAAAAATCTAATAGCATATCCCATAAGCTCGCCCAGCCCACCTATAAACCCTACAATAGCTGCGCTAGCACCTAAAATTTCCAGATATTGACCTGAAATGGACCTTGCACCTTCGTATGTCATATCTGCAAATAGGCTTACCATTCCTATAAGAACTATAAAAACAATCGACTTTCTCCTGAGGTCGTCCAAAAAAGGCACCTCCTTAAAAACCAATCTTAATAGAAAATATTTTAGAAAGAATCTACTGTATTTAACACGCTTCCATAAAGAGACGAATCGTCGCCAAGGGAGCTTTTTACTATCTTTATCTTATTTATTGGAGCCATTTTTACATGAGTCGCTGCAAAATTTCTAATTTCTTCAATGATATAGTCTTGATTTGTAAGGCCTCCGCCCAAAACTACGCATTCAGGGGAGAGCACTGTGATGACGTTACTGATTCCAATGCCCATATATGTAATAGCTTTATTTAGGATTTTCCAGGAAATGTCGTCGCCCTGGCTAGACGCCAAGAAAACATCACTTGCATTTATTGTTCCATTTTTCTTATAAATTTCATAAAGAATACCAGATTTTCTAACTAAAGCTTTCGAAATAGCATCTCTTGAAATAGCATAGCCTGAAGAAACTGCCTCCAGGCAACCTTTACTCCCACATCTACATTTTGGACCATTTGGTAGAACTATCTGGTGTCCAAATTCTCCTGCACTATCCATAAATCCTCTGTAAATCTTGCCATTTATAATAATTCCTCCGCCTATTCCAGTAGACAGAGTAAAGTAAACCATATTCTTATATCCTTTGCCAGAACCAATTTTGTATTCTGCAAATGCCGCAGCATTTGCATCGTTTTCAAGACTTACATAAGTATCAAATTTATTTTTAAAAAATTCGCTAACTCTTACCTCACCCCAACCAGGTAGATTAGGCGGGTTTTTTACTATGCCCAGTTTTGTGTCGCATGGACCAGGAGCTGATATGCCAATTGCAAATTCTGAATTTGGTTTTTTTAAACCTAAGATTTTCTTCGCAATCTCTTCTAATAAAAACTCAGGACTTTTTTTATAACGAATAGTTTCTATAACTTCCTTTTCTTCTAATTTACAATCTTTCGAAAAGCGCCCCACCCTTGTTCTTGTGCCGCCAATATCAATGCCTATATAATAGTCAAATTGTGCTATATCTGCCATAGCAGTATTGTATATCATTTTTATTGTTTTGTAAAAATTAAGTATATTAAAAAATAAATTGCAAGTATTACAAAACATATAGTAAATTAATATTTAAGACTAAAATTACCTTCAAAAGGGGTGACAGGTTATGATAAATTTTTACAAATTTGGATATATAGAAATAGATGGCAAAGAATATACAAAAGATTTAATATTTACCAAGGATGAAATACTCGTTTATCCGTGGTGGAGGAAAGAAGGACATATTTTTTCTCTTGGTGACATTGAAAGCATATTAAAAAAAATTGAAAATGTTACACATATAATATGTGGGACAGGCGCATACGGTATAGTAAGGGTTGAAGATAACTTTATCAAATATTTTAAAGAAGCTAAAAAAGAGATTTTGATATATGATACGAAAAAAGCCGCCGATATTTTTAATAGTCTTGTAAGTAATGGGATGGCGCCTCTAGCACTCTTTCACCTTACGTGCTAAATAAATTGATTATTTGAATTTTTTGGTATATCATTAATATAAATAAGCCAGAAATTAAGGGAGAAAATAGTGAATAAAAGAGGAGTAACTCTAATAGAGCTCTTAATAGCTTCTTTTTTTTTGCTCTTTGCTCTCATTGTTCTTGCGTGGGGCCTGTCGTCATCTCTAAAGGCATCTACAAACAACTATATCTTAAACCAGGCTAATATACTTGCTGATTCCCAGATGGAAAGTTTGAGAGCCCTTAGTTTAGGCAGCTCTGTAAATATCCAAAATTCTAATTATTGCGTTAACAATAGCAGTATATGCTTTAAATTGAGCGCTGTGCGCTCAAAGGATCCAAACTCTAATTGTGACTTACTAAGCGTCACAGTCAGCGATACAGCGACTCCTGCGAGATTTCAAAATATCAATTTACAGTCTGAGGCATGCCAATGAATAACAAGAGAGGTTTTACTCTTACCGAACTCTTGGTGGTTATAGTAATAGCATCAATGATCGCTATTGCTGTAATATATGTTCTTTCAAGCGGCGGCAAATCATTCGTTAAAAATCAGGAGATAGATAACATATCTATCAGTGTCCCAAATATTCTTTATAGCATGTCAAGGGAGATTAGAGAGGCTGGGTATATAAATCTTCAGATAAGCCCTGGCACTACCGTAAATGCAAACATAGTCTGTGTTCAGGGCAGCTCTGGTTATATATCGTTTAACCTGGATGTTCCTACTTCGCAAAATCCCGATGGGACTGGCGCATATAGTGTAGTGAAATATCAATTGCAAAATGGAAACCTGTCAAGATGTGTGAATAACACAACCTGTTCAGTTCTCAATCCTCCAAATGTGGTCTTTACGGCATTCTCTCCTGTATTGGGTTCGGTAAATTCAAGCGCTAATTTTGTCCCAAATCAGGTGGATCCCTTTGGGAACTATAACGTGGTCCAGATTGTTATAACTGCAAGATTAAAATCGAGCAATAATTCTTATACCTTTACAAAGGAGGTGAAATTAAGAAATGTTCAGTAAAAAAATTCTTGACAAGAGCGGATTCGCTTTGCCAATTGCTATTGGTGCTTTAATATTTTTTGTAATAGTAATTGGAGTATGGGCAGTTTTGAATCTATCATTATTTAAAACTTCCTCTGCCCAAACAGGTTCTGTTCAAGCTTTGGCTGCGTGTGAAGAGGGAATATCTTATGCGACGGCGAAAAATTTGCCTTATGGCAGCTCACAGTATACTTCGCAAGAAGGGCTAAACGTAAATATTGTGGTAAAACAGCCAGCTACAATTTCAGGTTATATTACGAAAATTATAACTGCTTCAGTAGACACACCGCAAAAGAGATCTGTAACGGTTTATCTTGGAAATGTAATTCCTGGGGCAGTCATAGCAAATGGTGACATAAATATGAACAGTAACTCTGCTATTACCACAAATAACCCAAATATACCAGGCGCTCTGCTCAGCGGGGCTTTATCGAAAGATTCGAACTCATCTGTTATAGGTCCCCCTCAGCATCTTTCTGATTTTACGCCTTACAAAAACGCTATTCATCAAGTAGTTAGCAGCATGACGCCAAGCATTCCTGCTAAGCCCACAGACTATACTATGCTTTCAAATCCGACTTGCGGTCAAACATTGACTGGAAATTATATCTTGACGGATGGCAGCCTTAACAATAACTGCAACCTAACTATAAATGGTAATCTCGTTATAAACTCTTCAAATTTTTTAATCAATACAAATAGTTCTCTTACTGTAAATGGAAACATGTGGTCAAATACAGTCAAACTAAATTCAAATGCCAACTTAACAGTTAACAAAAGCTTATACGCAAATGGTAGCGTAACAGATAATTCTAATTCACAGATCAACATAGGTGGCAATATTATTTTGACAGGTAGCAATTCAAATCTCATCTTAAACAGCAATTCTGATACAATTTCAGGAAACATCATCACAATTGGAAACTATACCTCAGTAATATTTGACAGTAATTCTACAGTTGGCGGTAATATAATAATTTATGATGGAAATTTAACTTTCAACTCTAACGTACAGGGTTTAACTAACAGTTTAATTTATGTTGGTGATAGTTCTGGTTCTTCTTCCTCAGGGAATCTGACTATTAACAGTAACAATACTATAAATGGACTTGTATACGCCTCAGGCTCTGCCCAAATAGGAGAAACAACTGTCCAGATGAATTCTAATTCTAATATAAACGGTGCCTTGCTGGTAGAGAGCGGAAACTTACAAGTAAATGCTGGCAGTGAAATAGTGTATAATCCTGCTAATTTCAGTAATATAACCAATCTTTTGTCAAGCTATTTAAGCTCACCTATTATTACTGGTTCATGGCATGAACCTCTTATATAACATTAAGCTTCTTTTTTGTATTATAATCTATAGTTATGTGTAGTTATGACTACAGGCAACCTTTAAGGGGTTTGTAATGCTTCGCGCTATAAGAAAGAATAAAAGGGGTTTTACTCTAATAGAGCTGATGGTGGCGGCTGTTCTTCTCACCTTTGGCCTTATGACACTTGCTATGTCTTTGTTTGGATCTATAAGAGCTCAAGAGGCAGCGGCTCAGCAAACAAATGCTCAAGGGTTGGTAAACCAAAGGTTAGCTCAGCTATCAGCTATGGCAAATCTTCAAAATAGCTCCGATGTGGCCGTTGGTTGGAATGCCCTCCTCGCTCAAAATGGAGTGACAGAAATAGTAAAGATAAATCATTCCCTTAATGGAAAAAGAACCACTACTGTTTCGGATAATAATCCTGGCACACAGTATGAATATGCTGCTGTAATTGTTAGCGTTAGCTGGAATTGCGGCAAACCTGGAGGGGCGCTTTGCCAGGTAGAAGGATTTGAACGTATAGACAAGCCTCAGGGAGTCTTACCATGAAAGATAAATCTGGTTTTACTCTTATTGAGCTAATGGTAACACTGATTATACTTGTGATAATCACAGCAGGAGTTACAGTGCTTCTTATCAACGCAAACAACACGCTTATCTCATCCCAAAACAGAAACATTACAAGCTCTGCTATCTCTACAGTTCAAATTCTTATGTCAAAAGACCTTACTCTGGCTGGCAGGGGTGTAAATCTGGACGTTGGTCAAAGTATAGCAAATGCCACTACGTTTGTTCCCGTACAGACTACTGGTGGGATAATCAGATTTAAGACTGCATGCGTTTATTATGATAGCTCAAATCCTTATAATACTTCTTATAAGATTGGAACAGATCCAAATAACCCTGTGTATGACGTTTCCTGTACTGCAAGCGATCTGACGCCGAGGAAAGAGATAGAATATAGTTTAGAAAACAATCCGGATGGCTCAAAAAGCCTTCACAGAATCGTGACCTTTTATCGACAAGACTGGACTATAGTGGTGGGTAATCCAATAGACAATACAGTGACACCGAAAAATGTAAACGTAATAAGTGTTGTCCCTACCTGCTATAACTATTGTAGCGATTCAACCTGCTCATCTATAGTAGATCCTCCACACACGGTTTCTTGCTCTATAAATAATACCAACCCAGTGGATCTGAGTAAAAACGTGCAAAGCATTCAAATTTCTATTACTCTGGAAGCCAACACCGGAGTCAGCCCTTCATTAAGAGGGAGTCAAACAGGGACATTTCAGGTTACTCCAATCTTTCTTGTAAGGGGGAATTAGATGTGAACAAAAATGGTTCTGCACTGATAATTGTCTTAATAATTATGACTTTGATATTAACTATTTCGGTGGCCATAGCAGCTCTAGGCATAAACCCAATTAAATTTGCAGCGCAAAATGCTCTATACGATCAGTCAGTTTATGCTGCACAGGATTTTTCGAGTAAATATATAAACGCTATAAAGCAGCAATTCGTAGCAAACCAAGGAATACCTCCAGATCCAAATAGTTTAGGAATCCCTACCAGCCAGCAATACAATACAAAGGGTACAGGAAATCCCAATATAGAGGTGGACTTAGCAAGCGCTGATTATGCATTTTACCCCGATCCAGCTAACTGGACAGATTGTCACTACGATCTTTCCTTTATAACAAAGGATCTAATCAGTGGGAAAAATGTATTGCAATATAACGTACACTTTGACATAAACAACTCTCCCCCAAATGCAGCACTTCTTACTAATAAGGATTATCATTCAGGTGGAACTCAGGGCGGTAACTGGTGGCTGGGCGGCTTTAGCAGGGTGGTGGGACCATATTATACAAACGATGATATAGGCATCGCCTATTGGCAAAACGCAAACGCTAATGCGAAACCTCCTACTGCACCGATGTTTGACGCTCTAAATAGATTCGTGCCCACTGCTCCAGCGCTTCCCGATCTGAGAGTGGGCGGACAAATTATATGGTATGGTAGCCAACCTGGTAGCTCTTCAGACTGGGAAAAGATTGCCTATCAGGGGAGCGCGGGCGTTAAAACAAATTACCCAAAATATTCTTTCGCTCAAAATGTCCTGAAGAGGGGAATCAACCTTTTACCAGCAGAGGCTAAAGGGAACAGCACGCTAGCAGGAAGTAACAATAGCTTTGTAGCCTTTAATAGTGGATTTAGCTCAATTGTAGGAGGCAACTATTATTCCCTATATATAAATCCAAGTACAATAAACAACAATTATTCCGTGGATAAATTCGAGTTCTCTTCTATGAGGATGAACTTTCAGGTTAATGGAAGACCAAAATATGCATCAACCTATCGAATTACCCTTTCGTCAAACTCAGGTGCGCAGTATAGGATATGGCTTATAGACATACCAAGAGATAGTGGTTCTACTGCTACTGATACTGAGCTATCCACGAAGATATTCTATGTTCAGAAATATAACAGTAAACTTGGCAAGTGGCTATATACGAATGATCCCCCATTTGCATCCTGTCCCGCTGTTATAAAT comes from Thermodesulfobium acidiphilum and encodes:
- a CDS encoding PilW family protein, with the protein product MKDKSGFTLIELMVTLIILVIITAGVTVLLINANNTLISSQNRNITSSAISTVQILMSKDLTLAGRGVNLDVGQSIANATTFVPVQTTGGIIRFKTACVYYDSSNPYNTSYKIGTDPNNPVYDVSCTASDLTPRKEIEYSLENNPDGSKSLHRIVTFYRQDWTIVVGNPIDNTVTPKNVNVISVVPTCYNYCSDSTCSSIVDPPHTVSCSINNTNPVDLSKNVQSIQISITLEANTGVSPSLRGSQTGTFQVTPIFLVRGN
- a CDS encoding type IV pilus modification PilV family protein; the protein is MLRAIRKNKRGFTLIELMVAAVLLTFGLMTLAMSLFGSIRAQEAAAQQTNAQGLVNQRLAQLSAMANLQNSSDVAVGWNALLAQNGVTEIVKINHSLNGKRTTTVSDNNPGTQYEYAAVIVSVSWNCGKPGGALCQVEGFERIDKPQGVLP